The following proteins are encoded in a genomic region of Pseudomonas saponiphila:
- a CDS encoding lipocalin-like domain-containing protein, translating to MKIERLSRALAGLLLALLGGCEPAAEPPQGFAGLGNEAAAFAPVLPGRRFGFPADHGPHDGFRIEWWYLTADLKDAQGRRFGVQWTLFRSALRAAPEQPGWSAPLVWLGHAAATSASSHHAAERYARGGVGQAGVTAQPFQAWIDDWRLSSLSSGDNPLARMQVQASGPGFAYRLQLSSSRPLVLQGEGGYSRKSDQGQASYYYSQPFFQASGQLQIDGQWYEVSGPAWLDREWSSQPLAADQSGWDWFSLHLDSGERLMLFRVRQDSRAPYITGTWINADGSTQNLAQEQIRMTALDTAQVEGRRLPIAWQLSIPDKGLDIRTRALNPQSWMRLSIPYWEGPITLEGSHGGSGYLEMTGY from the coding sequence ATGAAGATTGAGCGCTTGAGCAGGGCTCTGGCGGGGCTGCTACTGGCCTTGCTGGGCGGTTGCGAACCTGCCGCCGAGCCGCCCCAGGGGTTTGCCGGGCTGGGCAATGAGGCCGCGGCCTTCGCCCCGGTGCTGCCGGGGCGCAGGTTCGGCTTTCCTGCCGATCATGGTCCCCACGACGGTTTTCGCATCGAGTGGTGGTACCTGACCGCCGACCTCAAGGACGCTCAAGGCCGCCGCTTCGGCGTGCAGTGGACGCTGTTTCGCAGCGCCTTGCGCGCCGCGCCGGAGCAGCCCGGCTGGAGTGCGCCGCTGGTCTGGCTGGGGCACGCGGCGGCGACGTCGGCCAGCAGCCATCATGCCGCCGAGCGTTATGCCCGGGGCGGGGTGGGGCAGGCCGGGGTCACGGCGCAGCCGTTCCAGGCCTGGATCGATGACTGGCGCCTGAGCAGCCTGTCCAGCGGCGACAATCCCCTGGCACGGATGCAGGTGCAGGCCAGCGGACCGGGGTTTGCCTATCGGTTGCAACTGTCCAGCAGCCGGCCTTTGGTACTGCAGGGCGAGGGCGGTTACAGCCGCAAGTCCGATCAGGGGCAGGCGTCCTATTACTACAGCCAGCCGTTTTTCCAGGCCTCGGGCCAGTTGCAGATCGACGGCCAGTGGTACGAGGTCAGCGGCCCGGCCTGGCTCGATCGGGAGTGGAGCAGCCAGCCCCTGGCGGCCGATCAGAGCGGTTGGGACTGGTTCTCCCTGCATCTGGACAGCGGCGAACGACTGATGCTGTTCCGGGTCCGACAGGACAGTCGCGCGCCCTATATCACCGGCACCTGGATCAATGCCGACGGCAGCACCCAGAACCTGGCACAGGAACAGATCCGCATGACGGCGCTGGATACGGCTCAGGTCGAGGGGCGGCGCCTGCCGATCGCCTGGCAATTGAGCATCCCCGACAAGGGCCTGGACATCAGGACCCGGGCCTTGAATCCCCAGTCCTGGATGCGGCTGAGCATTCCCTACTGGGAAGGACCGATCACGCTGGAGGGCAGCCACGGCGGCAGCGGCTATCTGGAGATGACCGGGTATTGA
- a CDS encoding ABC transporter permease, with protein MRVLVTALQALLSHWRRHPLQFFSVLTGLWLATSLLTGVLALNSQARDSYARASQLIGGEPQASLSSPSGASVAQQWFVDLRRAGWPVSPVLQGRLQLPGHDDLSLQVMGIEPLSLPAGAAVAGQTLALQQMVEFFSPPGVTWVAPQTLASLGLQPGEQPSALNGQRLPPLRVRADMAPGVLLMDIGFAQQVLGQPGQLSRLLLPREFAASAPPLPEALRGQLVLRQGQAQGDLARLTESFHLNLDALGFLSFAVGLFIVHAAIGLALEQRRGLLRTLRACGVSARLLILCLSLELGGLALLGAVAGVVSGYWLAGVLLPDVAASLRGLYGAQVAGQLSLSPWWWFSGIGLSLLGALLAGGASLLRAARLPLLALANPQAWHQAHARWLRRQGVVAGLAVLVALAAWQWGDSLASGFVLMAALLLEAALGLPVLLDAVLGGLLGRSRGVLGQWFLADCRQQLPALSLALMALLLALAANIGAGSMTAGFRETFNDWLEQRLSAELYVNPQTPEQARQLRDWLALQPQVTALLPSWQVALQIQGWPADLYGVVEHDSYREHWPLLEAAGADPWARLAAEDSLMLSEQLARRLKLRVGDRLELSVPQGQWTPQVVGIYADYGNPRGHLLVNVEHLLRYWPDLTPNRFNLRLAPAAVPALVGALQRQFHLDDSRVVDQARLKGWSQQVFERTFAATAALNSLTLGVSGVALFISLLTQSQSRLGQLAPLWALGVGRRQLLLLNLAQTWLLALLTLVLALPLGIVLAWCLDTVINVQAFGWRLPLRVFPGQLVQLLGLAMLATLLASAWPLLRLYRAQPADLLRTFAHED; from the coding sequence ATGCGGGTCCTGGTGACGGCGCTGCAGGCGTTGCTGAGCCATTGGCGTCGGCATCCGCTGCAGTTTTTCAGCGTGCTCACCGGGCTGTGGCTGGCCACCAGCCTGTTGACCGGAGTACTGGCCCTCAACAGCCAGGCCCGGGACAGTTATGCGCGGGCCAGCCAACTGATCGGCGGCGAGCCCCAGGCCAGCCTGAGCAGCCCCAGTGGCGCCAGTGTTGCCCAGCAGTGGTTCGTCGACCTGCGCCGGGCCGGCTGGCCGGTGTCGCCGGTGCTGCAGGGGCGCCTGCAGTTGCCGGGCCATGACGACCTGTCCCTGCAAGTGATGGGCATCGAGCCGTTATCCCTGCCTGCCGGTGCCGCGGTGGCCGGGCAGACGCTGGCGCTGCAGCAGATGGTCGAATTCTTCAGCCCGCCGGGGGTGACCTGGGTGGCGCCACAAACCCTGGCCAGCCTGGGCTTGCAACCGGGCGAGCAGCCCTCGGCACTCAACGGCCAGCGTTTGCCGCCGCTGCGGGTGCGGGCGGACATGGCCCCGGGAGTGCTGTTGATGGACATCGGCTTTGCCCAGCAGGTGCTGGGCCAGCCCGGGCAGTTGAGCCGGCTGTTGCTGCCCAGGGAGTTTGCCGCCAGCGCGCCGCCGTTGCCCGAGGCCCTGAGGGGGCAATTGGTGTTGCGCCAGGGGCAGGCACAGGGCGATCTGGCGCGCCTGACCGAGAGTTTTCACCTGAACCTGGATGCCCTGGGGTTCCTGTCCTTCGCGGTCGGGCTGTTTATCGTGCATGCCGCCATCGGCCTGGCCCTGGAACAGCGGCGGGGCTTGCTGCGCACCTTGCGGGCCTGCGGGGTCAGTGCGCGCTTGCTGATCCTCTGCCTGAGCCTGGAGCTGGGAGGGCTGGCGCTGTTGGGTGCGGTGGCGGGAGTGGTCAGCGGCTACTGGCTGGCTGGCGTGTTGCTGCCGGACGTGGCCGCCAGCCTGCGGGGTTTGTACGGCGCGCAAGTGGCGGGGCAGTTGAGCCTGAGTCCCTGGTGGTGGTTCAGCGGTATCGGCCTGAGCCTGTTGGGCGCCTTGCTGGCCGGTGGCGCCAGCCTGCTGCGGGCGGCGCGCCTGCCGCTGTTGGCCCTGGCCAATCCCCAGGCCTGGCATCAGGCCCATGCCCGTTGGCTGCGCCGTCAGGGCGTGGTGGCTGGCCTGGCGGTGCTGGTGGCCCTGGCGGCCTGGCAATGGGGTGACAGCCTGGCCAGTGGCTTCGTGTTGATGGCGGCCTTGCTGCTGGAGGCCGCCCTGGGCCTGCCGGTGCTGCTCGATGCGGTGCTGGGCGGCTTGCTGGGGCGCAGTCGCGGGGTGCTGGGGCAGTGGTTTCTCGCCGATTGCCGACAACAGTTGCCAGCCCTGAGCCTGGCCTTGATGGCGCTACTGCTGGCCCTGGCGGCGAATATCGGCGCTGGCAGCATGACCGCGGGTTTTCGCGAGACTTTCAACGACTGGCTGGAGCAACGCTTGAGCGCCGAGCTGTACGTCAATCCGCAAACCCCCGAACAGGCCCGGCAGCTGCGCGACTGGCTGGCGTTGCAGCCCCAGGTGACGGCGCTGTTGCCCAGTTGGCAAGTGGCGTTGCAGATCCAGGGCTGGCCGGCGGACCTGTACGGGGTGGTCGAGCATGACAGCTACCGTGAGCACTGGCCGTTGCTGGAGGCGGCGGGCGCCGATCCCTGGGCGCGATTGGCGGCCGAGGACAGCCTGATGCTCAGCGAGCAGCTGGCCCGGCGGCTCAAGCTGCGGGTCGGCGATCGCCTGGAACTGTCGGTGCCGCAAGGGCAGTGGACACCACAGGTGGTGGGGATCTACGCCGATTACGGCAATCCCCGGGGGCACCTGCTGGTGAACGTCGAGCACCTGCTGCGGTACTGGCCGGACTTGACGCCAAACCGCTTCAACCTGCGCCTTGCGCCGGCGGCGGTGCCGGCGCTGGTCGGCGCCCTGCAACGGCAATTTCACCTGGATGACAGTCGGGTCGTCGATCAGGCCCGGCTCAAGGGCTGGTCGCAACAGGTCTTCGAACGCACCTTCGCCGCCACCGCGGCGCTCAACAGCCTGACCCTGGGGGTGTCCGGGGTGGCGCTGTTCATCAGCCTGCTGACCCAGAGCCAGAGCCGCCTGGGCCAGTTGGCGCCGCTCTGGGCCCTGGGCGTGGGGCGGCGTCAGTTGCTGCTGCTGAACCTGGCCCAGACCTGGCTGCTGGCCTTGCTCACTCTGGTCCTGGCGCTGCCCTTGGGGATTGTCCTGGCCTGGTGCCTGGACACTGTGATCAACGTCCAGGCCTTTGGCTGGCGTCTGCCGCTGCGGGTGTTTCCCGGGCAGCTGGTGCAACTGCTGGGGCTGGCGATGCTGGCGACCCTGCTGGCTTCGGCCTGGCCGCTGCTTCGCCTGTACCGTGCCCAACCGGCGGATCTGTTGAGGACCTTTGCCCATGAAGATTGA
- a CDS encoding ABC transporter ATP-binding protein, with protein MLQVQGVFKRYSTPQGPLAVLQGVDLQLQRGSSLALMGESGSGKSTLLHLIAGLDRVDAGSIRIGGQHLEQMTEGQRADWRRTEVGLVFQQFNLISSLRVEDNLSFQARLAGRFDPLWQAKLVARLGLGELLRRYPEQLSGGQQQRVALGRALAAKPGLLLADEPTGSLDEATSDEVLDLLLELLADSPTSLLMVTHSQRVASRLQQTVVLHRGRLADPVGG; from the coding sequence ATGCTGCAGGTACAAGGCGTCTTCAAGCGTTACTCCACGCCCCAGGGCCCGCTGGCGGTGCTGCAGGGCGTGGACCTGCAGCTGCAGCGCGGCAGCAGTCTGGCGCTGATGGGCGAGTCGGGCAGTGGCAAGAGCACCTTGCTGCACCTGATCGCCGGGCTCGATCGGGTCGACGCCGGCAGCATCCGCATCGGCGGGCAGCACCTGGAGCAGATGACCGAGGGCCAGCGCGCCGACTGGCGCCGTACTGAAGTGGGCCTGGTGTTCCAGCAGTTCAATCTGATCAGCAGCCTGCGGGTGGAAGACAACCTGAGCTTCCAGGCGCGCCTGGCCGGGCGCTTCGATCCGCTGTGGCAGGCGAAGCTGGTGGCGCGCCTGGGCCTGGGGGAGCTGCTGCGGCGCTATCCGGAGCAGCTCTCCGGCGGCCAGCAGCAGCGGGTTGCCCTGGGCCGGGCCCTGGCGGCGAAACCCGGGTTGCTGCTGGCGGACGAACCCACCGGCAGCCTCGACGAAGCCACCAGCGACGAGGTGCTGGATTTGCTCCTGGAGCTGTTGGCCGACAGCCCCACCAGCCTGCTGATGGTCACCCACAGCCAGCGGGTGGCCAGCCGCCTGCAACAGACCGTGGTGCTGCATCGGGGTCGTCTGGCCGACCCGGTCGGGGGTTGA
- a CDS encoding YniB family protein codes for MNYTQAQLKYRLQIAAGTLLFTGALISTLFSTLKMLHWRLDSYTAMASTINRPIQQFTLMVSENTRALDWFWDNSPTPSFIDLSYSSHWKFLLIYLLIFVGAALFASGRTLMRKVEAVEPLIEAQLNAPVEDGMPARTLQQLEESTLVEAAPAFFSQTRLLVVWPLGGAAIYLGLLWLLGIL; via the coding sequence ATGAACTACACCCAGGCCCAATTGAAGTACCGGCTGCAGATCGCCGCAGGCACATTGCTGTTCACCGGCGCGCTGATTTCCACGCTGTTCTCCACCCTGAAAATGCTCCACTGGCGCCTGGACAGCTACACCGCCATGGCGAGCACCATCAACCGCCCGATTCAGCAGTTCACCCTCATGGTTTCGGAAAACACCCGGGCCCTGGACTGGTTCTGGGACAACAGCCCGACACCCAGCTTCATCGACCTGAGCTACTCCTCCCACTGGAAGTTCCTGCTGATCTACCTGCTGATCTTCGTCGGCGCCGCCCTGTTCGCCTCGGGCCGGACGCTGATGCGCAAAGTCGAGGCCGTGGAACCGCTGATCGAGGCCCAGCTCAACGCCCCGGTCGAGGACGGCATGCCCGCCAGGACCCTGCAACAGCTGGAGGAGTCGACCCTGGTGGAGGCCGCGCCAGCGTTCTTCAGCCAGACCCGCCTGCTGGTGGTCTGGCCCCTGGGCGGCGCCGCGATCTACCTGGGCCTACTGTGGCTGCTGGGCATCCTCTGA
- a CDS encoding VanW family protein, whose protein sequence is MKPLSSYHPLLYWLRVRQKRLMRHLAWRCSGRRYARPEGGSPRLPHRLIKHTSKLIRTLGDSDLALQHNKVINLKLAVACIDGVRIAPGEYFSFCKLVGRPSRRRGFVEGMELSFGEARSGIGGGICQLSNLIHWMAIHSPLEVVERANHSFDPFPDEGRVLPFGSGAAIFYNYIDLVLYNPGPQTLQLKLHVGAQQLEGELLCERPREHRYHVYQRAHRFVREGTRVYRENQIWRDIRTKGQDAELLRQECLYRNRVLVKYPVAEALLDQPAPGSEDAQQPQ, encoded by the coding sequence ATGAAACCCTTGTCCTCGTACCACCCGCTGCTGTACTGGCTGCGGGTGCGCCAGAAACGCCTGATGCGCCACCTGGCCTGGCGCTGTTCCGGGCGCCGTTACGCCCGGCCCGAGGGCGGCAGCCCGCGCTTGCCCCATCGGCTGATCAAGCACACCTCGAAGCTGATTCGCACCCTGGGCGATTCCGACCTGGCGCTGCAGCACAACAAGGTGATCAACCTCAAGCTGGCGGTGGCCTGCATCGATGGCGTGCGCATTGCCCCCGGCGAGTATTTCTCCTTCTGCAAGCTGGTGGGCCGGCCCAGTCGCCGGCGTGGTTTTGTCGAGGGCATGGAGCTGTCGTTCGGCGAGGCCCGCAGCGGCATCGGCGGTGGCATCTGCCAGTTGAGCAACCTGATTCACTGGATGGCGATTCACTCGCCGCTTGAGGTGGTGGAGCGGGCCAACCACAGTTTCGACCCGTTCCCCGACGAGGGCCGGGTGCTGCCCTTCGGTTCCGGCGCGGCGATCTTCTACAACTACATCGACCTGGTGCTGTACAACCCCGGGCCGCAGACCTTGCAGCTCAAGCTGCATGTGGGGGCGCAGCAGCTGGAGGGCGAGCTGCTCTGCGAGCGGCCGCGCGAGCATCGTTATCACGTCTATCAGCGGGCCCATCGCTTTGTGCGCGAGGGCACCCGGGTGTACCGCGAGAACCAGATCTGGCGCGACATTCGCACCAAGGGCCAGGACGCCGAGCTGCTGCGCCAGGAATGCCTGTATCGCAACCGGGTGCTGGTCAAGTACCCAGTGGCCGAGGCGCTGCTCGATCAGCCGGCGCCGGGCTCAGAGGATGCCCAGCAGCCACAGTAG
- a CDS encoding hybrid sensor histidine kinase/response regulator — protein MARPSDDQQRALAGLLGLGNHSARKSHYPELAARLEDLETERNRYKWLFEHAVHGIFQASLQAGLRAANPALARMLGYQDPQEVLFSLADLAGNLFVGGAAELAVIGEQLQSQRSLLGYETQLRRKDGSSIDVLMNLLLKPDQDGLVEGFVADITERKLAQQHLEQLNDQLEQRVAARTDELLEANRNLQQQIARRERIERDLREARDAAEAANRSKDKYLAAASHDLLQPLNAARLLISTLRERRLPAAEQLLVERTHQALEGAEDLLTDLLDISRLDQAAVKPDPAVYRLDELLAPLVSEFQSVAEAAGLELRVKFGDFALFTDLRLLTRILRNFLSNACRYTERGSILLAARRRGEQLRLEVWDTGRGIAADRLESIFLEFNQLDVGRAADRKGVGLGLAIVERIAKILGYRVQVQSWPGRGSRFSIEVPLAARVPLPISLQAPQPGTGNPLPGRRLLVLDNELSILESMAALLGQWGCEVLIATDQAAALAVLQGRAPELILADFHLDHGVTGCQVVQHLREHFQQPLPAVIITADRSDQCRRALQQLGAPLLNKPVKPGKLRAVLSQLLG, from the coding sequence ATGGCGAGGCCCTCTGACGACCAGCAACGGGCCCTGGCCGGGCTCTTGGGGCTGGGCAATCACTCGGCGCGCAAGAGCCACTACCCGGAACTGGCGGCGCGCCTGGAAGACCTGGAAACCGAACGCAACCGCTACAAGTGGCTGTTCGAGCACGCGGTGCACGGGATCTTCCAGGCCAGCCTGCAGGCCGGCCTGCGCGCGGCCAACCCGGCCCTGGCGCGTATGCTGGGGTATCAGGACCCGCAGGAAGTGCTGTTTTCCCTGGCCGACCTGGCGGGCAATCTGTTCGTCGGCGGCGCCGCGGAACTGGCGGTCATTGGCGAGCAGTTGCAAAGCCAGCGCAGCCTGCTGGGTTATGAAACCCAGTTGCGACGCAAGGACGGCAGCAGCATCGACGTGCTGATGAACCTGCTGCTCAAGCCCGACCAGGACGGGCTGGTGGAGGGGTTCGTCGCCGACATCACCGAGCGCAAGCTGGCCCAGCAGCATCTGGAGCAGCTCAACGACCAGTTGGAGCAGCGGGTTGCTGCGCGCACCGATGAACTGCTGGAAGCCAACCGCAACCTGCAACAGCAGATCGCCCGGCGCGAGCGTATCGAGCGCGACCTGCGCGAGGCCCGGGACGCCGCCGAGGCGGCCAACCGCAGCAAGGACAAGTACCTGGCCGCCGCCAGCCACGACCTGTTGCAACCCTTGAATGCCGCGCGCCTGCTGATCTCCACCCTGCGCGAGCGGCGTCTGCCAGCGGCCGAGCAACTGCTGGTGGAGCGCACCCACCAGGCCCTGGAAGGCGCCGAGGACCTGCTCACCGATCTGCTGGACATCTCCAGGCTCGATCAGGCCGCGGTCAAGCCGGACCCGGCGGTCTATCGCCTGGATGAATTGCTCGCGCCGCTGGTTTCGGAGTTCCAGTCGGTGGCCGAGGCGGCGGGCCTGGAGCTGCGGGTGAAGTTCGGTGACTTCGCCCTGTTCACCGACCTGCGGCTGCTGACGCGGATTCTGCGCAACTTCCTCAGCAATGCCTGCCGCTACACCGAGCGCGGCAGCATTCTGCTGGCGGCGCGGCGCCGGGGCGAGCAGTTGCGACTGGAGGTGTGGGACACCGGGCGCGGCATTGCCGCCGACCGCCTGGAGTCGATCTTCCTGGAATTCAACCAGCTGGATGTGGGGCGCGCCGCCGACCGCAAGGGGGTGGGCCTGGGGCTGGCGATCGTCGAGCGCATCGCCAAGATTCTCGGTTACCGGGTACAGGTGCAATCGTGGCCGGGACGCGGTTCGCGGTTCAGCATCGAGGTGCCCCTGGCGGCCCGGGTGCCGTTGCCCATCAGCTTGCAGGCGCCGCAGCCGGGCACCGGCAACCCGCTGCCAGGGCGGCGTTTGCTGGTGCTGGACAACGAGCTGAGCATCCTTGAAAGCATGGCCGCGTTGCTCGGGCAGTGGGGCTGCGAAGTGCTCATCGCCACCGATCAGGCGGCCGCCCTGGCGGTGCTCCAGGGCCGGGCGCCGGAACTGATCCTGGCGGATTTTCACCTGGATCACGGGGTCACCGGGTGCCAGGTGGTGCAGCACTTGCGCGAGCATTTCCAGCAGCCGCTGCCGGCGGTGATCATCACCGCCGACCGCAGCGACCAGTGTCGCCGGGCGTTGCAGCAACTGGGGGCGCCGCTGCTCAACAAACCGGTGAAGCCGGGTAAGCTGCGGGCCGTGCTCAGCCAGTTGCTGGGCTAG
- the ercA gene encoding alcohol dehydrogenase-like regulatory protein ErcA, whose product MSQNLSLLRKFVSPEIIFGAGCRHNVGNYAKTFGARKVLVVSDPGVIAAGWVADVEASLQAQGVDYCLYSQVSPNPRVEEVMQGAEVYRENACDVIVAVGGGSPMDCGKGIGIVVAHGRSILEFEGVDMIRVPSPPLIMIPTTAGTSADVSQFVIISNQQERMKFSIVSKAVVPDVSLIDPETTLGMDPFLSACTGIDALVHAIEAFVSTGRGPLTDPHALEAMRLINGNLVQMIANPGDIALREQIMLGSMQAGLAFSNAILGAVHAMSHSLGGFLDLPHGLCNAVLVEHVVAFNYSAAPERFKVIAETFGIDCRGLNQRQICGRLVEHLIALKHAIGFHETLGLHGVSSSDIPFLSQHAMDDPCILTNPRESSQRDVEVVYGEAL is encoded by the coding sequence ATGAGCCAGAATCTCAGTCTGCTGCGCAAGTTCGTGTCTCCGGAAATCATCTTTGGCGCCGGTTGCCGGCATAACGTCGGCAACTATGCGAAGACCTTCGGTGCGCGCAAGGTGCTGGTGGTCAGCGACCCCGGGGTGATCGCCGCCGGTTGGGTCGCCGACGTCGAGGCCAGCCTCCAGGCCCAGGGCGTCGACTATTGCCTGTACAGCCAGGTGTCGCCCAACCCGCGGGTGGAGGAGGTGATGCAGGGCGCCGAGGTCTACCGCGAAAACGCCTGCGATGTGATTGTCGCCGTCGGCGGCGGCAGCCCCATGGATTGCGGCAAGGGCATCGGCATCGTGGTGGCCCACGGGCGCAGCATCCTGGAGTTCGAAGGGGTGGACATGATCCGCGTGCCGAGCCCGCCCCTGATCATGATTCCCACCACCGCCGGCACCTCGGCGGACGTCTCGCAGTTCGTCATCATCTCCAACCAGCAGGAACGGATGAAGTTCTCCATCGTCAGCAAGGCGGTGGTGCCGGATGTGTCGCTGATCGACCCGGAAACCACCCTGGGCATGGATCCGTTTCTCTCCGCCTGCACCGGCATCGACGCCCTGGTGCACGCGATCGAGGCTTTCGTTTCCACCGGCCGCGGGCCGCTCACCGATCCCCATGCCCTGGAAGCCATGCGCCTGATCAACGGCAACCTGGTGCAGATGATCGCCAACCCCGGGGACATCGCCCTGCGCGAGCAGATCATGCTCGGCAGCATGCAGGCCGGGCTGGCGTTCTCCAACGCGATTCTCGGCGCGGTGCATGCCATGTCCCACAGCCTGGGAGGCTTTCTCGACCTGCCTCACGGGCTGTGCAACGCGGTGCTGGTGGAGCATGTGGTGGCCTTCAACTACAGCGCGGCGCCGGAGCGTTTCAAGGTGATCGCCGAAACCTTCGGCATCGACTGCCGCGGGCTCAACCAGCGGCAGATCTGTGGGCGCCTGGTGGAGCATCTGATCGCCCTCAAGCACGCCATCGGCTTCCACGAAACCCTGGGCCTGCATGGGGTCAGCAGCAGCGACATTCCGTTCCTTTCCCAGCATGCGATGGATGATCCGTGCATCCTCACCAACCCTCGCGAATCCAGCCAGCGTGATGTCGAGGTGGTGTATGGCGAGGCCCTCTGA
- the pqqB gene encoding pyrroloquinoline quinone biosynthesis protein PqqB, protein MHIRILGSAAGGGFPQWNCNCRNCAGVRAGSLRAQRRSQSSIALSDHGNEWILCNASPDIRAQLESFPVLQPARHLRDTALAGVILLDSQIDHCTGLLSLREGCPHQVWCTEMVHQDLCSGFPLFTMLSHWNGGLQWQPIHLDGREFSLPACPELALRAIALRSSAPPYSPHRGNPHPGDNIGLFVEDRRSGASLFYAPGLGQVDEALLQWMERADCLLVDGTLWRDDEMRVCGVGDKLGSEMGHLAQSGPGGMLEVLERFPRARKVLIHINNTNPILDEDSAERAELTRRGIEVAHDGMDIHL, encoded by the coding sequence ATGCATATCCGCATTCTCGGTTCTGCGGCGGGCGGCGGTTTTCCCCAGTGGAACTGCAACTGCCGCAACTGCGCCGGGGTGCGCGCCGGCAGCCTGCGCGCCCAGCGGCGCAGCCAGTCGTCGATCGCCCTGAGCGACCACGGCAACGAGTGGATCCTGTGCAACGCCTCGCCGGACATTCGCGCGCAGCTGGAGTCTTTCCCGGTGCTGCAGCCGGCCCGGCACTTGCGCGACACCGCCCTGGCCGGGGTGATCCTGCTGGACAGCCAGATTGACCACTGCACCGGCCTGCTCAGCTTGCGCGAAGGCTGCCCGCATCAGGTCTGGTGTACCGAGATGGTCCATCAGGACCTGTGCAGCGGCTTCCCTTTGTTCACCATGCTCAGCCACTGGAACGGCGGCTTGCAGTGGCAACCCATTCACCTCGATGGTCGCGAGTTCAGCCTGCCGGCCTGCCCGGAGCTCGCCTTGCGGGCCATCGCCCTGCGCAGCAGCGCGCCGCCGTATTCGCCCCATCGTGGCAACCCGCACCCGGGGGACAACATCGGCCTGTTCGTCGAGGACCGGCGCAGCGGCGCCAGCCTGTTCTACGCCCCGGGGCTGGGGCAGGTGGATGAGGCCCTGTTGCAATGGATGGAGCGCGCCGACTGCCTGCTGGTGGACGGCACCCTGTGGCGCGACGATGAAATGCGCGTCTGTGGCGTCGGCGACAAGCTGGGCAGCGAAATGGGCCACCTGGCGCAAAGCGGCCCCGGCGGCATGCTTGAAGTGCTGGAGCGTTTTCCCCGGGCGCGCAAGGTGCTGATCCACATCAACAACACCAACCCGATCCTCGACGAAGACTCCGCCGAGCGCGCGGAACTGACCCGCCGCGGCATCGAAGTGGCGCATGACGGCATGGATATTCACCTCTGA
- the pqqA gene encoding pyrroloquinoline quinone precursor peptide PqqA codes for MWHKPAYTDLRIGFEVTMYFANR; via the coding sequence ATGTGGCATAAACCCGCGTACACCGACCTGCGTATCGGCTTTGAAGTGACCATGTACTTCGCCAACCGCTGA